A genomic segment from Nocardia cyriacigeorgica GUH-2 encodes:
- a CDS encoding enoyl-CoA hydratase — protein sequence MVSDGSSSPTAGFSAVRDGRILRVTISNPGRKNALSYQTMVALGDTFLALADDPSVRVVLLTGDGADFCTGADLAADTNGITPEMTMDAANRLVRAIVNAPVPVIARIRGAAAGVGVGIALAADLVYAADDSYLLLAFINIGLMPDGGAAALVAAAAGRPLATEMALLGKRLPAPAAQQAGLLTALPVDELDAAVDAAVDKIAHGPRRALELTKKALNLATLRALDEVLEAEKTGQVELLGSADFREGAAAMLTKRKAVFAD from the coding sequence ATGGTCAGCGACGGTTCATCATCCCCGACCGCCGGATTCAGCGCCGTCCGGGACGGCCGGATCCTCCGGGTCACCATCAGCAACCCGGGCCGCAAGAACGCCCTCTCGTACCAGACCATGGTCGCCCTCGGCGACACTTTCCTGGCGCTGGCCGATGATCCGTCGGTGCGGGTGGTCCTGCTGACCGGCGACGGCGCCGACTTCTGCACCGGTGCCGACCTGGCCGCCGACACCAACGGCATCACCCCCGAGATGACGATGGACGCGGCCAACCGCCTGGTGCGCGCGATCGTGAACGCACCGGTCCCCGTCATCGCGCGTATTCGCGGGGCGGCGGCGGGTGTCGGCGTGGGTATCGCGCTGGCCGCCGACCTGGTCTACGCGGCCGACGATTCCTATCTCCTGCTCGCCTTCATCAACATCGGCCTGATGCCCGACGGCGGCGCGGCGGCGCTGGTGGCCGCCGCGGCCGGACGCCCGCTCGCCACCGAGATGGCGCTGCTCGGCAAGCGCCTGCCCGCCCCGGCGGCCCAGCAGGCCGGGCTGCTCACCGCGCTGCCGGTCGACGAACTCGACGCCGCCGTGGACGCGGCCGTGGACAAGATCGCGCACGGCCCGCGTCGCGCGCTCGAGCTCACCAAAAAGGCACTCAACCTCGCCACGCTGCGCGCTCTGGACGAGGTGCTCGAGGCGGAGAAGACCGGTCAGGTGGAGCTGCTGGGTTCGGCTGATTTCCGGGAGGGCGCCGCGGCCATGCTCACCAAGCGCAAGGCCGTTTTCGCCGACTGA
- a CDS encoding TetR/AcrR family transcriptional regulator, protein MVADRSEVDLVRTRPAGGRTVRRRPKDRKVQIIRAAARAFSERGYYPVGVDEIAAEVGISGPALYRHFANKYALLVAAAEEGARQLLDVATAADDPGLDPAERLDTLIRAVADHTIDIRREAGLYRWERRYLEKDDRTRIKKLYDGLNATFAAPIAHLRPDASPEDVALLAAGVLSTIGSISAHRTALSTARLLPLLQAMSTAIVRAELPPAPSSADPAPQPRGLPVTSKREQLLTEAIRIFGRQGYHEASIEEIGSAVGINASSVYRYFSSKSDLLAAAFHRTGDRLAIAISEALAEATSRADAVDRIADRYARLSFAMPEIMPVYYAEFSNLPQAEQHKLRAIQRQNVLEWANLLDGDPIEARFRVHAAIGQVIDVGRLVRFDARPEHISRVHALMMAVLLG, encoded by the coding sequence ATGGTCGCCGATCGCAGCGAGGTCGACCTCGTGCGCACGCGGCCGGCGGGCGGTCGAACCGTGCGTCGCAGGCCCAAGGATCGCAAGGTCCAGATCATCCGGGCGGCGGCTCGCGCGTTCAGCGAACGCGGGTACTACCCGGTCGGGGTGGACGAGATCGCCGCCGAGGTCGGCATCTCCGGTCCCGCGCTGTACCGCCATTTCGCCAACAAGTACGCCTTGCTGGTCGCCGCCGCCGAGGAGGGGGCCCGCCAGCTGCTCGACGTCGCCACCGCCGCCGACGATCCCGGGCTCGACCCCGCCGAGCGCCTGGACACGCTGATCCGCGCCGTCGCCGACCACACCATCGACATCCGGCGCGAGGCCGGGCTGTACCGCTGGGAGCGGCGTTATCTGGAGAAGGACGACCGCACCCGGATCAAGAAGCTCTACGACGGCCTCAACGCCACCTTCGCCGCACCGATCGCGCACCTGCGCCCGGACGCCTCGCCCGAGGACGTCGCGTTGCTCGCGGCCGGCGTGCTGAGCACCATCGGCAGCATCTCCGCCCACCGCACCGCGCTGTCCACCGCCCGGCTGCTGCCGCTGCTGCAGGCCATGTCCACCGCGATCGTGCGCGCCGAGCTGCCGCCCGCGCCGAGTTCGGCCGATCCGGCGCCGCAGCCGCGCGGGCTTCCGGTCACCTCGAAACGCGAACAGCTGCTCACCGAGGCCATCCGCATCTTCGGCAGGCAGGGCTATCACGAGGCCAGCATCGAGGAGATCGGCTCGGCCGTCGGCATCAATGCCTCGAGCGTCTACCGCTACTTCAGCAGCAAATCCGATCTGCTCGCCGCCGCCTTCCACCGCACCGGCGACCGCCTCGCCATCGCCATCAGCGAGGCGCTGGCCGAGGCCACCAGCCGCGCCGACGCCGTGGACCGCATCGCCGACCGCTACGCCCGGCTCAGTTTCGCGATGCCGGAGATCATGCCGGTCTACTACGCCGAATTCAGCAACCTGCCGCAGGCCGAGCAGCACAAGTTGCGCGCCATCCAGCGGCAGAACGTGCTCGAATGGGCCAATTTGCTCGACGGCGACCCGATCGAGGCCCGGTTCCGGGTGCACGCGGCGATCGGGCAGGTGATCGATGTGGGCAGGCTGGTGCGGTTCGATGCCCGGCCGGAGCACATTTCCCGGGTGCACGCGCTGATGATGGCGGTGCTGCTCGGCTGA
- a CDS encoding aldehyde dehydrogenase family protein, with protein sequence MAESAQPHVAARSGGSGRPSVLTSYDPRTGETVGTYAVQDSSELKRAVRAARAAEKWWAHLSFGARKRWLLDWKRSIARRSGELIDIVREETGKPEADAAIEVLLAIENLDWAARNAGRTLGRKVIDSTWLTRNQRASVGFLPLGVIGVIGAWHNPVFTPMGSIAYAMAAGNAVVFKPHELTTGVGVWLAQTWAELAPDQPVLQAVTGDATTTAALCRAGVDKIAYAGPEAEGRKVIELCAQTLTPVVVEYSGKGAMVVQVDAKLDEAAEAAVFGAMANAGQNAAGVQRAYVAESVYEPFLDLVIEHARRLRPGAARNASYGPMILEEQTDVVRRQVRDALARGGRAVVGGLDSIREPYVEPIVLAEVPEESLVVSGEAIGPVLVVNKVADMDEAVRRVNAVGSGLSVSVFTRDVASVEAFAERLRVGVVTVNSATACTGIPALPFGGVGEYGQGHSHGELGLLEFTRTLAIARTKYRAPLKLTTFERNSRQLRIARTIFRLRHGR encoded by the coding sequence ATGGCCGAGTCCGCGCAGCCACATGTGGCGGCGCGTTCGGGAGGATCGGGCCGACCGAGCGTGCTTACGTCCTACGACCCACGCACCGGGGAGACGGTCGGCACTTACGCCGTCCAGGATTCCAGCGAGCTGAAACGTGCCGTTCGCGCGGCCCGTGCAGCCGAAAAGTGGTGGGCGCACCTGAGTTTCGGTGCCCGCAAGCGATGGCTGCTGGACTGGAAACGCAGCATCGCCCGCCGCTCCGGCGAACTGATCGATATCGTCCGGGAAGAAACCGGCAAGCCCGAGGCCGATGCCGCCATCGAAGTCCTGCTGGCCATCGAGAACCTCGACTGGGCCGCCCGCAATGCCGGTCGCACGCTCGGCCGCAAGGTCATCGATTCCACCTGGCTCACCCGCAATCAGCGCGCCTCGGTGGGGTTCCTGCCGCTCGGCGTGATCGGCGTGATCGGCGCCTGGCACAACCCGGTGTTCACGCCGATGGGTTCGATCGCCTACGCGATGGCCGCGGGCAATGCGGTGGTGTTCAAACCGCACGAGCTGACCACCGGCGTCGGGGTGTGGCTGGCCCAGACCTGGGCGGAACTCGCGCCCGATCAGCCGGTACTGCAAGCGGTCACCGGCGACGCCACCACCACCGCCGCGCTGTGCCGGGCCGGGGTGGACAAGATCGCCTACGCGGGCCCGGAAGCCGAGGGCCGCAAGGTGATCGAGCTGTGCGCGCAAACGCTGACGCCGGTGGTGGTGGAGTACAGCGGCAAGGGCGCCATGGTGGTGCAGGTCGATGCCAAGCTCGACGAGGCTGCCGAGGCCGCGGTGTTCGGCGCCATGGCCAATGCCGGCCAGAACGCGGCGGGTGTCCAGCGCGCCTACGTGGCCGAATCGGTGTACGAACCGTTCCTCGATCTGGTGATCGAGCACGCGCGGCGGCTGCGGCCCGGCGCGGCCAGGAACGCCTCCTACGGGCCGATGATCCTCGAAGAACAGACCGATGTGGTCCGCAGGCAGGTGCGCGACGCGCTGGCCCGCGGCGGACGCGCGGTGGTCGGCGGGCTCGACTCGATCCGCGAACCGTACGTCGAACCGATCGTGCTGGCCGAGGTGCCGGAGGAAAGCCTGGTCGTCAGCGGTGAGGCCATCGGGCCGGTGCTGGTGGTGAACAAGGTCGCCGATATGGACGAGGCGGTGCGGCGGGTGAACGCCGTGGGCAGCGGGCTGTCGGTATCGGTGTTCACCCGCGACGTCGCCAGCGTCGAAGCGTTCGCCGAACGCCTGCGGGTCGGCGTGGTGACGGTGAATTCGGCGACCGCGTGCACCGGGATCCCAGCGCTGCCGTTCGGCGGAGTCGGCGAATACGGGCAGGGCCACAGCCATGGCGAACTGGGACTGCTGGAATTCACCCGCACCCTGGCCATCGCCCGCACCAAGTACCGCGCACCGCTGAAACTCACCACCTTCGAACGCAATTCGCGGCAGTTGCGGATCGCACGCACGATCTTCCGGCTGCGGCACGGACGCTGA